A genome region from Stenotrophomonas maltophilia includes the following:
- a CDS encoding alkaline phosphatase D family protein — translation MRGPVDPESRRRLLRMAWQGTGAAIALAAMPGLATAGPRPRLGRDPFTLGVAAGDPDPQGAVLWTRLAPDPLNGGGMPSRAVPVRWFVAEDPGMRRLVQRGVAAAVPELAHSVHVEVNGLRPGRDYYYRFACDGDEESAVGHFRTAPLLDTQLQQLRLALCTCQAWNSGYYPVLRDIAQSDVDLVLHAGDYLYEYSPLQNARGRTLDAGRFSGETVSLERYRDQYALYKLDPDLQAAHAAHAFAVIWDDHEVQNDYSGIHPEKPGVSTEDFIVRRAAAYRAFYEHLPMRGTPAGNGGLRVHRRLRYGDLAQLTLLDCRQFRPANPCGVGESPRCEAALDPRMSMLGVGQEAWFAQSMAAARGTRWNVVVQQLLMAQLRLDGGKPRERFWNDAWDGYPAARNRLLQAMQAGGQGNAIVLGGDWHSTFVNDLKLDFDAASAPVVATEFIAPAISSGGDDTPYGPYYGPSIPQNPHIRYFDGDRRGWWKLQLNRQTVDAELRFADSVLRADAPVRTAARFQVTHGRPGAVQLL, via the coding sequence ATGCGCGGGCCAGTCGATCCGGAAAGCCGTCGTCGCCTGCTGCGCATGGCGTGGCAGGGTACGGGAGCGGCGATCGCGCTGGCAGCGATGCCGGGGCTGGCTACGGCCGGCCCACGCCCGCGGTTGGGACGTGATCCGTTCACCTTGGGCGTCGCCGCCGGCGATCCGGATCCGCAGGGAGCGGTGCTGTGGACGCGGCTGGCGCCGGACCCGCTCAACGGCGGCGGCATGCCGTCGCGGGCGGTGCCGGTGCGCTGGTTCGTGGCCGAAGACCCGGGCATGCGCCGGCTGGTGCAGCGTGGTGTCGCCGCGGCGGTGCCCGAGCTGGCGCACTCGGTACATGTGGAGGTCAACGGCCTGCGCCCGGGCCGTGACTACTACTACCGTTTCGCCTGCGATGGCGATGAGGAAAGCGCGGTCGGTCATTTCCGCACCGCGCCGCTGCTGGACACGCAGCTGCAGCAGCTGCGGCTGGCACTGTGCACCTGCCAGGCCTGGAACAGCGGCTACTACCCGGTGCTGCGTGACATCGCGCAGAGTGACGTCGACCTGGTGCTGCATGCCGGTGACTACCTGTACGAGTACAGCCCGCTGCAGAATGCGCGCGGACGCACGCTGGATGCCGGGCGCTTCAGCGGCGAGACCGTCAGCCTGGAGCGCTATCGCGACCAGTATGCGCTGTACAAGCTCGATCCCGATCTGCAGGCCGCGCACGCCGCACACGCGTTCGCGGTGATCTGGGACGACCACGAAGTGCAGAACGATTACTCCGGCATCCATCCGGAGAAGCCTGGCGTCTCGACGGAGGACTTCATCGTTCGCCGCGCGGCGGCCTACCGCGCGTTCTACGAGCACCTGCCGATGCGCGGCACGCCTGCGGGCAACGGTGGCCTGCGCGTGCATCGGCGCCTGCGTTACGGCGATCTGGCACAGCTGACCCTGCTCGACTGCCGCCAGTTCCGTCCGGCCAACCCCTGTGGGGTGGGCGAGTCGCCGCGCTGCGAGGCGGCCCTGGACCCGCGCATGAGCATGCTGGGCGTGGGCCAGGAAGCCTGGTTTGCGCAGTCGATGGCGGCCGCACGCGGCACGCGCTGGAACGTGGTGGTGCAGCAGCTGCTGATGGCGCAGCTGCGGCTGGACGGCGGCAAGCCGCGCGAACGTTTCTGGAACGATGCCTGGGACGGTTATCCGGCGGCACGCAACCGCCTGCTGCAGGCGATGCAGGCGGGTGGGCAGGGTAATGCCATCGTGCTGGGCGGGGACTGGCATTCCACCTTCGTCAACGACCTGAAGCTGGACTTCGATGCCGCCAGTGCGCCGGTCGTGGCCACCGAATTCATCGCTCCGGCGATCAGCAGCGGCGGCGACGACACACCGTATGGACCGTATTACGGGCCATCGATTCCGCAGAACCCGCACATCCGTTACTTCGACGGCGACCGCCGCGGCTGGTGGAAGCTGCAGCTGAACCGGCAGACCGTGGACGCCGAGCTGCGCTTCGCCGACAGCGTGCTGCGCGCGGATGCGCCGGTGCGTACTGCGGCGCGCTTCCAGGTCACCCACGGCCGTCCGGGCGCAGTGCAGCTCCTGTAG